A single region of the Lujinxingia sediminis genome encodes:
- a CDS encoding ABC transporter ATP-binding protein: MSQQKRELPALLRLDDVGASVGKRTLFERVSLSVEAGVAWAVVGPNGVGKTTLMRILAGVRTAEQGQVWLHARRLSEYTRREVAREVAVVPQSSSPVFEFSALELVLMGLHASRPRFSLPSSEDRQRALKALARLEVEELANRPVSSLSGGERQRVVMARALVADAPLWLLDEPTANLDLRHQLGLLEVMRQHVEGGGAAVAVLHDLNLVHRYFDRVLLLAPGRALGWGRPDDVLNDEDVSEAFELPMRRVEVEGRQVWLA; this comes from the coding sequence ATGAGCCAGCAAAAACGCGAACTTCCGGCATTGCTGCGACTCGATGATGTGGGCGCAAGCGTGGGGAAACGCACGCTTTTTGAGCGGGTGAGTTTGAGCGTGGAGGCCGGTGTTGCCTGGGCGGTCGTCGGCCCCAACGGGGTCGGCAAAACAACGCTGATGCGAATACTCGCCGGGGTTCGCACCGCCGAGCAGGGGCAGGTGTGGCTGCATGCGCGCCGGCTCTCGGAGTATACGCGTCGCGAGGTCGCCCGGGAGGTGGCCGTCGTCCCCCAGAGTTCATCGCCGGTCTTTGAATTCAGCGCGCTGGAGCTTGTGTTGATGGGGCTGCACGCCAGCCGCCCGCGCTTCAGCCTGCCCTCGTCCGAAGACCGGCAGCGCGCACTTAAGGCGCTCGCGCGTCTGGAGGTCGAGGAGCTTGCGAATCGCCCCGTCTCTTCGCTCAGCGGTGGGGAGCGCCAGCGTGTGGTGATGGCGCGTGCGCTCGTCGCCGATGCGCCGCTCTGGCTTCTTGATGAGCCCACGGCAAACCTCGACCTTCGTCATCAGCTCGGGCTTCTGGAGGTGATGCGTCAGCATGTGGAGGGGGGGGGCGCGGCGGTGGCGGTGCTGCACGACTTAAACCTCGTGCATCGCTACTTCGACCGCGTGTTGCTGCTGGCACCGGGACGCGCGCTGGGGTGGGGCCGGCCCGATGACGTGCTCAACGATGAGGATGTGAGCGAGGCATTCGAGCTGCCCATGCGCCGCGTTGAGGTGGAAGGGCGCCAGGTGTGGCTGGCCTGA
- the hflX gene encoding GTPase HflX codes for MYRRKIGTLDAISQEFATQMTFISEELNRVVAVLVDRSGKVEHVMLGDSHRVYLPDLGRQRAGQSRFRGVRLIRTHPGTKGREVELSREDLTDLSKLQLDLVMSIGVGPGGYPGQVAWAHLVPENPEQRIWETYKAPNPAEVGVSFTHFITELEGEFQRKAADVVTTGGQPALLAYVATPEGRPEEVEVAEMLELCRTAGVDVVDTLVQRRSGMHPKYALGKGKIEELTLRALQLDVDLIIFAQDLSPTQLRGITDETDIKVIDRTQLILDIFAQRATSSDGKVQVELAQLKYNLPRLHSRNTGMSRLTGGIGGRGPGETKLEINRRRARDRIRSLEKDIEKLSKQREVRRARRMRNQLPTVSIVGYTNAGKSTLLNALTNSEVLSEDKLFATLQPTTRKLRFPDEREIIFTDTVGFIHDLPADLVAAFKATLEELDEADILVHLIDVSDERFDDKMEAVNRILTEIDLGDKEQLLVFNKSDLLEEGEAASVARAYNAIAVSALEPASTERLVEELETRLFRQARQRETSMEARH; via the coding sequence TTGTACCGACGAAAAATTGGCACTCTGGATGCGATTAGCCAGGAGTTCGCCACGCAGATGACCTTCATCTCCGAGGAGCTCAATCGGGTGGTCGCTGTGCTGGTGGATCGCTCCGGCAAGGTTGAGCATGTGATGCTCGGTGATAGCCATCGCGTCTACCTTCCTGACCTCGGTCGCCAGCGTGCCGGTCAGAGTCGCTTTCGTGGCGTGCGTCTTATCCGAACCCATCCTGGCACGAAGGGCCGCGAGGTGGAGCTCTCGCGTGAGGATCTCACCGACCTCTCCAAACTTCAGCTCGACCTGGTGATGAGCATCGGGGTGGGGCCGGGCGGTTATCCGGGGCAGGTGGCCTGGGCACACCTCGTGCCGGAGAACCCCGAGCAGCGCATCTGGGAGACCTACAAGGCACCCAACCCGGCTGAAGTGGGCGTGAGCTTTACCCACTTCATTACGGAGCTTGAGGGCGAGTTTCAGCGTAAGGCGGCCGATGTCGTGACGACCGGCGGTCAGCCTGCGCTGCTGGCCTACGTGGCCACCCCTGAGGGGCGGCCCGAAGAGGTCGAAGTCGCCGAGATGCTCGAGCTCTGCCGTACCGCCGGCGTCGATGTGGTCGACACACTGGTGCAGCGCCGCAGCGGCATGCATCCCAAATACGCCCTGGGCAAAGGTAAGATCGAAGAGCTCACGCTGCGCGCGCTGCAGCTCGACGTCGACCTGATTATCTTCGCCCAGGACTTAAGTCCCACCCAGCTTCGCGGCATCACCGATGAGACCGACATCAAGGTCATCGACCGCACCCAGCTCATCCTGGACATCTTCGCCCAGCGCGCTACCTCCAGCGACGGTAAGGTCCAGGTGGAGCTGGCCCAGCTCAAGTACAACCTGCCCCGTCTGCACAGCCGCAACACGGGCATGAGCCGTCTTACCGGTGGGATCGGCGGGCGTGGCCCCGGAGAGACGAAGCTGGAAATCAACCGTCGCCGTGCCCGCGATCGCATCCGTTCGCTGGAGAAAGACATCGAGAAGTTGAGCAAGCAGCGCGAGGTGCGTCGCGCACGACGCATGCGCAATCAGCTGCCTACGGTGAGCATCGTCGGCTACACCAACGCCGGCAAATCCACGCTACTCAATGCCCTGACCAACTCCGAGGTGCTCAGCGAAGACAAGCTCTTCGCCACCCTGCAGCCTACCACCCGAAAGCTGCGATTCCCGGATGAGCGTGAGATCATCTTCACCGACACCGTCGGCTTCATTCACGATCTTCCCGCCGACCTGGTCGCCGCGTTTAAGGCCACGCTGGAGGAGCTCGACGAGGCCGACATCCTGGTGCACCTGATCGACGTCTCCGACGAGCGTTTTGACGATAAGATGGAGGCCGTCAACCGTATCCTCACCGAGATCGATCTGGGCGATAAGGAGCAGTTACTCGTCTTCAACAAGAGCGATCTTCTGGAGGAGGGGGAAGCCGCTTCGGTGGCGAGGGCGTACAACGCGATCGCCGTCTCCGCCCTGGAGCCGGCCAGCACCGAGCGCCTCGTCGAGGAGCTAGAAACCCGGCTCTTCCGCCAGGCTCGCCAGCGCGAGACGTCGATGGAGGCTCGCCACTGA
- a CDS encoding MXAN_5187 C-terminal domain-containing protein: protein MAGRDLLSQSEIDAMLNNLERQIDRLRVLYERYFNGVDRRPPGHQRQEVVRLSFELEHTFINNTAQKFRLRALVQRFQTFKTYWDRTLRQIEEGTYKRDRNKAERRQERRKAREAREDDGAYSIDLDNDFIEGLNEVDLDALLGDAISAVEASEPAAIAPTQTSAASSASTRDEAERERIRREKLAEIQRQLGLMGDEPAPAHSAPTSPAARSAPAAQTSPTTAPSPHAERPPSDPRSQKLAAMRRKLAQRNAEDEGAQASSADTEGGVRGASPEKLARMKAMREKLASRSIQRPSSGPIHRQNASPAPPSAGTRTTGSHRVVRRPSSSEDDSARQVYERLIEAKRRCNEPTDKLSYDAVKRSMDRQREELQRSRGARNVDFQVVIKGGKAYLKPDTKD from the coding sequence ATGGCGGGACGTGACCTGCTCAGTCAGTCAGAAATCGACGCGATGCTCAACAACCTGGAGCGTCAGATCGATCGTTTGCGCGTGCTCTACGAACGTTATTTTAACGGCGTGGACCGTCGTCCGCCCGGCCATCAGCGCCAGGAGGTGGTGCGCTTGAGCTTTGAGCTCGAGCACACCTTCATCAATAACACAGCCCAGAAGTTCCGTCTGCGAGCCTTAGTCCAGCGCTTTCAAACCTTCAAGACCTATTGGGATCGCACTCTGCGCCAGATCGAGGAAGGCACCTACAAACGCGATCGCAACAAGGCCGAGCGCCGTCAGGAGCGCCGTAAGGCCAGGGAGGCCCGCGAGGACGACGGGGCCTACAGCATCGACCTGGACAATGACTTTATCGAAGGCCTCAACGAGGTCGATCTCGACGCGCTCTTAGGTGATGCCATCTCGGCGGTGGAGGCCTCCGAGCCGGCTGCGATTGCACCGACCCAGACCTCCGCTGCCTCCAGCGCTTCGACGCGCGATGAGGCTGAGCGCGAGCGCATCCGCCGCGAAAAACTTGCCGAGATTCAGCGCCAGCTCGGGCTTATGGGCGATGAGCCGGCCCCCGCACACTCGGCGCCGACGTCCCCGGCGGCTCGCTCCGCGCCCGCTGCTCAGACGTCGCCAACGACCGCTCCCTCACCGCACGCCGAACGCCCCCCGAGCGATCCTCGTAGCCAGAAACTCGCCGCGATGCGCCGCAAACTCGCGCAGCGCAACGCTGAGGATGAAGGCGCCCAGGCCTCTTCGGCCGACACCGAAGGCGGCGTGCGCGGCGCCAGCCCCGAGAAGCTCGCCAGGATGAAAGCGATGCGCGAAAAGCTCGCCAGCCGTTCCATCCAGCGCCCCTCCTCCGGGCCGATACATCGCCAGAACGCCTCGCCAGCGCCCCCCTCCGCCGGCACCCGTACCACCGGCAGCCACCGCGTGGTGCGTCGCCCGTCAAGCTCCGAGGATGATAGCGCTCGCCAGGTTTACGAGCGCCTCATTGAAGCCAAGCGCCGCTGCAACGAACCCACCGATAAGTTGAGCTACGACGCGGTCAAGCGCTCCATGGACCGCCAGCGCGAAGAACTCCAGCGCAGCCGCGGCGCGCGCAATGTCGACTTCCAGGTCGTCATCAAAGGCGGCAAAGCCTACCTCAAACCCGACACCAAAGACTGA
- a CDS encoding FecCD family ABC transporter permease, with protein sequence MTRAVLTPTKIALSAALTLGLWGLSAMLGLSSGSSALGGFDLVARWWTGELSATEQAILWSARLPRVVFAGVVGAALAAGGAVFQAVLRNPLADPYILGVSGGAALGGTLLLTLGSFSVGVLAVSTPLAAFGGALAALAAIFAVARQAPSGRGATYVLLLTGVIVNAFAASMIMFLQSVVSAQKAQEILFYLMGALSVEGTAWPVMLGVSAAIGLSLTALFAYARDLNAMAIGEEEAAYLGVEVAKVQRVCLLLASFAVAVGVAFSGIIGFVGLVVPHAMRLVVGPDHRVLLPTSALAGAAFLTLADVSARSLFGVLGTTLPVGVLTSMIGAPMFLYFLWRALRRDAGWG encoded by the coding sequence ATGACCCGCGCTGTGCTGACCCCGACGAAGATCGCGCTGAGCGCGGCGCTTACGCTGGGGCTCTGGGGGCTGAGTGCGATGTTGGGGCTGAGCTCGGGGAGCTCCGCGCTGGGAGGTTTTGATCTTGTGGCGCGCTGGTGGACCGGGGAACTCAGCGCGACCGAGCAGGCGATCTTGTGGAGCGCGCGTCTGCCCCGGGTGGTCTTCGCCGGCGTGGTGGGTGCGGCGCTGGCCGCCGGAGGTGCGGTCTTTCAGGCGGTGCTGCGAAATCCCCTGGCCGACCCCTACATCCTGGGCGTCTCGGGAGGCGCGGCGCTGGGAGGTACGCTGCTCTTAACGCTTGGAAGTTTCAGTGTGGGGGTGCTTGCCGTCAGCACGCCCCTTGCCGCCTTCGGCGGCGCGCTCGCTGCGCTCGCGGCTATCTTTGCCGTGGCGCGCCAGGCGCCCTCCGGGCGCGGCGCCACCTACGTGCTTCTTTTAACCGGGGTGATCGTTAACGCCTTTGCCGCCTCGATGATCATGTTCTTGCAGAGCGTCGTCTCCGCCCAGAAGGCCCAGGAGATCCTCTTTTACCTGATGGGTGCACTCAGCGTGGAGGGCACCGCCTGGCCTGTGATGCTGGGCGTGAGCGCTGCGATCGGCCTGAGTCTGACCGCGCTCTTTGCCTACGCCCGCGACCTCAATGCGATGGCGATCGGCGAAGAAGAGGCCGCCTACCTCGGGGTGGAGGTGGCGAAGGTGCAGCGCGTCTGCCTGCTGCTTGCCAGCTTCGCGGTGGCGGTGGGCGTGGCCTTCTCGGGGATCATTGGCTTTGTGGGGCTGGTCGTCCCGCATGCGATGCGCCTTGTGGTGGGGCCGGATCATCGGGTGCTCCTGCCGACCTCGGCGCTGGCCGGGGCGGCCTTTTTGACGCTGGCCGACGTCAGCGCGCGCAGTCTTTTTGGCGTTCTGGGCACAACGCTGCCGGTGGGCGTGCTCACCTCGATGATCGGCGCGCCGATGTTTCTGTACTTCTTATGGCGGGCGTTGCGTCGCGATGCGGGGTGGGGATGA
- a CDS encoding ABC transporter substrate-binding protein: MALVLLAMLGGGCDRGSEPSPEREAQSASQSEAGPAPSSPGREGPGERVVREDAVLSANLPERPVRIVSLAPSTTEVLFALGAGERVVGVTRYCDFPEEARAVPKIGGMLDPDLEAILAARPDLVVGVQAGADHRVADQLQEAGVAYAFARGDDLESALHTMDMLGAWIGEGGAGRDLRTRTELGIAEVAEQLRKTQSDTAQRALLAYDREPVVVAGPGSFGAELLELAGLENAVATAATAYPVLDMEAVLEAEPELIIDVSLNVSSDEVLGFWKTFESLPAVAADQVVHLPDAVMMRPGPRVPQALKLLGEAARGGDAGQAAP; this comes from the coding sequence ATGGCGCTTGTACTTTTGGCGATGTTGGGCGGGGGCTGCGATCGCGGGTCTGAGCCTTCGCCCGAGCGTGAGGCGCAGTCTGCGTCGCAGTCTGAGGCCGGGCCGGCCCCGTCGTCGCCTGGCCGGGAGGGGCCTGGCGAGCGTGTGGTGCGCGAGGATGCGGTGCTCAGCGCGAATCTGCCCGAGCGGCCGGTACGCATCGTGTCGCTGGCCCCCTCCACCACCGAGGTGCTTTTTGCGCTGGGCGCTGGCGAGCGGGTGGTGGGTGTGACCCGCTACTGCGACTTCCCCGAAGAGGCGCGCGCCGTGCCAAAGATCGGCGGAATGCTCGATCCCGATCTGGAGGCCATCCTGGCCGCGCGCCCCGATCTTGTGGTGGGCGTGCAGGCCGGCGCCGACCACAGGGTTGCCGATCAGCTTCAGGAGGCCGGGGTGGCCTATGCCTTTGCGCGCGGCGATGATCTGGAATCGGCGCTGCACACCATGGACATGCTCGGTGCCTGGATCGGCGAGGGTGGGGCCGGACGTGATCTTCGCACGCGCACCGAGCTGGGGATCGCGGAGGTTGCCGAGCAGCTGCGCAAGACGCAGAGCGACACTGCGCAGCGGGCGCTGCTGGCCTACGACCGGGAGCCGGTGGTCGTTGCCGGACCGGGCTCGTTTGGTGCTGAGCTCCTGGAGCTGGCCGGCCTTGAGAACGCCGTGGCCACGGCCGCCACGGCCTACCCCGTGCTCGATATGGAGGCGGTGCTTGAGGCCGAGCCCGAGCTGATCATCGATGTCTCGCTCAACGTCAGCAGCGACGAGGTGCTGGGCTTCTGGAAGACCTTTGAGAGTCTGCCGGCGGTCGCCGCCGATCAGGTGGTGCATCTTCCCGATGCCGTGATGATGCGCCCGGGGCCGCGCGTGCCGCAGGCGTTGAAGCTTCTGGGAGAGGCCGCGCGTGGTGGGGATGCGGGGCAGGCCGCACCATGA